In Candidatus Cloacimonadota bacterium, the following proteins share a genomic window:
- a CDS encoding tyrosine-type recombinase/integrase has product MEKELQSYLEFLRAEGKSACTVTAYGSDLRQFLGYVARFFPAEVVAAELSVQMIRDWLRELHDSRVGNRSLARKAAALKSFFLWLKLTGRIALNPMDKVKRPKFEKALPHFFTEEEMLALLRIPDLESVYGVRNRAILELLYASGLRISELAALRLVDIDLKRLLLKAFGKGGKERLVPFGSEAAEAIRAWLPLREKLLRPDSSDKLFLTKSGKDFDGRQLYTVLGQYFHLVAQKKGYSPHTLRHSFATHLLARGADLRAVQEMLGHANLETTATYTHVTLDDVKKAYHKGHPRGKE; this is encoded by the coding sequence ATGGAAAAAGAACTACAAAGCTACCTGGAATTCCTGCGAGCGGAGGGAAAATCCGCCTGCACCGTCACCGCTTACGGCAGCGACCTGCGCCAGTTTCTGGGCTATGTAGCCAGGTTTTTCCCCGCTGAGGTGGTGGCCGCGGAACTGAGCGTGCAGATGATCCGCGACTGGCTGCGCGAGCTGCATGACAGCCGGGTGGGAAACCGCAGCCTGGCCCGGAAGGCAGCCGCCCTGAAAAGCTTCTTCCTCTGGCTGAAACTCACCGGCAGGATCGCCCTCAATCCCATGGACAAGGTCAAACGCCCCAAATTCGAAAAAGCCCTCCCCCATTTCTTCACCGAGGAAGAGATGCTGGCTTTGCTGCGCATTCCCGATCTGGAAAGCGTTTACGGCGTTCGCAACCGTGCCATCCTGGAACTCCTTTATGCCTCCGGACTGCGCATCTCCGAACTGGCCGCGCTCCGCCTGGTTGATATCGATCTGAAACGCCTGCTGCTGAAAGCTTTCGGCAAGGGCGGCAAAGAACGCCTTGTGCCCTTCGGATCAGAAGCCGCCGAGGCCATCCGGGCCTGGCTGCCACTGCGGGAAAAACTGCTCAGGCCGGACAGTTCTGACAAACTTTTCCTCACCAAAAGCGGAAAGGATTTCGACGGACGCCAGCTCTATACCGTTCTGGGCCAGTATTTCCACCTCGTGGCCCAGAAAAAGGGATATTCGCCCCACACCCTGCGCCATAGCTTTGCCACCCATCTGCTCGCCCGCGGAGCCGACCTCCGGGCCGTGCAGGAAATGCTGGGCCACGCCAACCTGGAAACCACCGCCACCTACACCCACGTGACCCTCGACGATGTGAAAAAAGCCTACCACAAAGGCCATCCGCGGGGAAAGGAATAA
- a CDS encoding polyprenol monophosphomannose synthase has protein sequence MKALLIIPTYNEIDNIARIIPAALKQSPDLHILVMDDNSPDGTAQAVKEIMAAEARVHLIERPRKMGLGSAYVTGFKHALKEGYDYVLEMDADFSHNPDDLPRLLATAAKKDLVIGSRYCQGVNIVNWPFKRLLISYFASKYVRMITGMPVNDPTGGFKCFNRKVLEAIDLDRILSDGYAFQIEMNFRAWAKGFRIQEIPIVFTDRVNGVSKMSRHIVWEAAWMVWRLHFLRLRGKLH, from the coding sequence ATGAAAGCCCTGCTCATCATTCCCACTTACAACGAGATCGACAACATAGCCAGGATCATCCCGGCCGCGCTGAAACAATCGCCGGACCTGCACATCCTGGTGATGGACGACAATTCCCCGGACGGCACCGCCCAGGCGGTGAAGGAGATCATGGCCGCTGAAGCGCGGGTCCATCTGATCGAACGGCCCCGCAAAATGGGGCTCGGCTCCGCTTACGTGACCGGCTTCAAACATGCCCTCAAAGAAGGCTACGACTATGTTTTGGAGATGGACGCCGATTTTTCCCACAATCCGGATGACCTGCCCCGTCTGCTGGCCACGGCCGCCAAAAAGGACCTGGTGATCGGCTCGCGCTACTGCCAGGGCGTGAATATCGTCAACTGGCCCTTCAAGCGCCTGCTGATCAGCTATTTCGCCTCCAAATACGTGAGGATGATCACCGGGATGCCGGTCAATGACCCCACCGGCGGATTCAAGTGCTTCAACCGCAAGGTGTTGGAAGCCATCGATCTGGACCGGATCCTCTCCGACGGCTACGCTTTCCAGATCGAAATGAATTTCCGCGCCTGGGCCAAAGGCTTCCGCATCCAGGAGATCCCGATCGTCTTTACAGACCGCGTGAACGGCGTTTCCAAGATGAGCCGCCACATCGTCTGGGAAGCCGCCTGGATGGTTTGGAGACTGCATTTCCTGCGTTTGCGGGGCAAACTTCACTAA
- a CDS encoding N-acetyltransferase, translating to MNQHIASSAKVGANTELGANVVILDDVRIGENCLIGHNVVIHAGCVIGDNVRIDDNSIIGKAPLSSPRSIFKLPEGLKPTVIGAGCQIGANVVIYMQCEIGRRNLIADLATIRENVVIGELNIIGRGVAIENFVTIGNRNKFETNCYITAYSQIDDYCFVAPCVATSNDNYMARDPERFDHFKGVTLKRGARIGVNATILPGKVLAEDACVAGGAVVSRDVPAGRIVLGNPAKPLRDVPSEQLLKNNLDKS from the coding sequence ATGAATCAGCATATCGCCAGCAGCGCCAAAGTTGGCGCCAACACAGAATTAGGCGCGAACGTGGTCATTTTGGACGACGTTCGGATCGGTGAAAACTGCCTGATCGGGCACAATGTGGTGATCCACGCCGGCTGTGTGATTGGCGACAACGTGCGGATCGACGACAACAGCATCATCGGCAAAGCCCCGCTTTCCTCACCGCGCAGCATCTTCAAGCTGCCCGAAGGCCTCAAGCCCACTGTGATCGGAGCCGGCTGCCAGATCGGGGCCAACGTGGTGATCTACATGCAGTGCGAGATCGGCCGGCGCAATCTGATCGCGGACCTGGCCACCATCCGCGAAAATGTGGTGATCGGCGAACTCAACATCATCGGCCGGGGCGTGGCCATCGAAAACTTCGTCACCATCGGCAACCGCAATAAATTTGAGACCAACTGCTACATCACGGCTTATTCCCAAATCGATGATTACTGCTTCGTGGCGCCCTGCGTGGCCACCAGCAACGACAACTACATGGCCCGCGATCCCGAGCGGTTCGATCATTTCAAGGGGGTAACCCTGAAACGCGGCGCCCGCATCGGCGTGAACGCCACCATCCTGCCCGGAAAAGTGCTGGCCGAGGATGCCTGCGTGGCCGGTGGGGCAGTGGTTTCGCGTGACGTTCCCGCGGGCAGGATCGTGCTGGGCAATCCCGCCAAACCCCTGCGCGATGTGCCCTCCGAACAGCTTCTAAAGAACAACCTGGACAAATCATGA